A region of Diospyros lotus cultivar Yz01 chromosome 3, ASM1463336v1, whole genome shotgun sequence DNA encodes the following proteins:
- the LOC127798027 gene encoding low-temperature-induced 65 kDa protein-like, whose protein sequence is MSQADGVQRSHAAGSPRSRPRYSPTFEQLLQGDASRWPSGASATPGNNDHDQEELLGHQNKKSVLTKVKETAKKLRRSLSKKKHGHEDGNNPSWGVTLDDDDEEDEDPEYLGAPMYESEFAPEAYKETARQHPRAIPVVSEKHVLTSTIKHGGDHHHHQEQQQETQRASSGLSNSNKTMTRAMTEKLAPAYAAVSDATHSIASKIAGLTSGNGAAAPSSTEPAAMLSRQYSMPNANPIIITSKATSMAPAAPAAIVTGHSAASDDQTRSSSIIASKITVDNNTTGPTKSSGNVSEARDKPDHSPPRTITEAVTEKLAPAYAAVSGASHAIASKITALTGDAGTEQSTAEIASKATAGESNIASKGTGESNIPSKATEEIATKEVQKHNAVPESKEVVAGSGQQTWDKGVSVKEYLMHKLEPGEDEKALSQVITEAISPRNSPGDGGVVDKVRGALTSFLRSNEPSVSTTKGANSSELTTKAANSSESATKAANLSRPNIPSESTTRAANLTPVRSESAIRAESTITANSSPIPLSTNAHTVTEEENHGKILQAN, encoded by the exons ATGTCTCAAGCAGATGGCGTGCAGAGAAGCCATGCCGCAGGCTCTCCCAGATCTCGACCTCGCTACTCTCCGACGTTCGAGCAGCTTCTTCAAG GAGATGCTTCGAGGTGGCCGTCTGGTGCGTCGGCGACCCCGGGGAATAATGATCATGATCAAGAAGAATTACTCGGCCaccaaaacaagaaatcagttCTCACCAAAGTCAAGGAGACGGCTAAGAAGCTGCGGCGGAGTCTCAGCAAGAAGAAGCACGGCCATGAGGATGGCAACAATCCCTCTTGGGGAGTTACCTTGGATGACGACGATGAAGAGGACGAGGATCCTGAATATCTCGGAGCCCCAA TGTATGAATCAGAGTTTGCGCCAGAGGCTTACAAAGAGACGGCAAGGCAGCATCCGAGAGCAATCCCAGTGGTGTCTGAGAAGCATGTCTTGACAAGCACAATCAAACATGGCGgcgatcatcatcatcatcaggaGCAGCAGCAAGAAACACAACGCGCCTCTTCTGGTCTCAGTAACAGTAATAAGACAATGACCAGAGCTATGACCGAAAAGCTTGCGCCCGCCTATGCTGCAGTTTCAGATGCCACTCACTCCATTGCTTCCAAGATCGCTGGCCTCACTTCTGGAAATGGAGCCGCAGCCCCCTCTTCAACTGAACCTGCAGCCATGCTTTCCAGACAATATTCTATGCCAAATGCCAATCCTATAATCATTACTTCAAAGGCCACGTCCATGGCCCCCGCTGCACCAGCTGCAATTGTCACTGGGCACTCTGCAGCATCGGATGATCAAACTCGAAGTTCATCAATTATTGCTTCAAAGATCACAGTTGACAACAATACTACTGGTCCGACAAAATCATCAGGAAATGTTTCAGAAGCTAGAGACAAGCCTGATCATAGCCCCCCTAGGACGATTACTGAAGCTGTGACCGAGAAGCTTGCACCGGCATATGCTGCTGTATCAGGCGCAAGCCACGCAATTGCATCGAAGATCACAGCGCTCACTGGTGACGCTGGAACAGAACAGAGTACTGCAGAGATTGCGAGTAAGGCAACTGCTGGAGAGAGTAACATTGCAAGTAAGGGAACTGGGGAGAGTAATATTCCAAGTAAGGCAACTGAAGAAATTGCGACGAAGGAAGTCCAGAAACACAACGCAGTTCCTGAGAGTAAAGAGGTGGTTGCTGGCAGTGGCCAGCAAACGTGGGACAAGGGTGTTTCAGTGAAGGAGTACTTGATGCACAAGCTAGAGCCCGGAGAAGATGAGAAGGCACTTTCTCAGGTGATAACTGAGGCAATTAGTCCAAGGAATTCTCCTGGTGATGGCGGGGTGGTGGACAAGGTGAGAGGGGCTCTAACTTCGTTTCTTCGTAGCAACGAGCCCTCTGTATCGACAACCAAAGGTGCAAATTCATCTGAATTGACAACCAAAGCTGCAAATTCATCTGAGTCGGCAACCAAAGCTGCAAATTTATCAAGACCTAATATTCCCTCTGAGTCGACAACCAGGGCTGCAAATTTGACACCTGTTCGCTCTGAATCAGCAATTAGAGCTGAATCAACAATTACCGCAAATTCGTCGCCTATTCCCCTTTCTACCAATGCACACACAG TTACCGAGGAAGAAAATCATGGAAAAATACTTCAAGCCAACTGA